In a genomic window of Candidatus Rokuibacteriota bacterium:
- a CDS encoding ABC transporter ATP-binding protein: MPHILSAEKISKMFAARRGRGNVLALSDASFTIDEGEFIALVGPSGCGKSTLARIIAGIEGASDGDVYFRGERVQGPSWKRGMIFQHYALLPWKTVFHNVELGLRYRGFRKPERARRVQDFIELVGLAGFADAYPHELSGGMKQRAALARTLVNDPELVLLDEPLISVDAQTRRILQSELLKIWGDDRPREQRKTMIYITHSIEEAVLLSDRIFVMSTRPGRVIKTVDNDIPRPRTDDVQATAAFGEICRSIWSLIEPDARKAMLYAD; the protein is encoded by the coding sequence ATGCCGCACATCCTCTCGGCGGAGAAGATCTCCAAGATGTTTGCCGCCCGGCGTGGGCGCGGCAACGTCCTCGCGTTGTCCGACGCCTCCTTCACGATCGACGAGGGCGAGTTCATCGCACTCGTCGGTCCGAGCGGTTGCGGGAAGTCCACGCTGGCGCGGATCATTGCCGGAATCGAGGGCGCCAGCGATGGAGACGTGTACTTCAGGGGCGAGCGGGTGCAGGGCCCGAGCTGGAAGCGGGGCATGATTTTCCAGCATTACGCCCTGCTTCCCTGGAAGACCGTCTTTCACAACGTCGAGCTGGGGCTGCGGTACCGCGGCTTCCGGAAGCCGGAGCGTGCCAGACGCGTGCAGGACTTCATCGAGTTGGTCGGCCTCGCGGGCTTCGCCGACGCCTATCCGCACGAGCTGTCCGGGGGCATGAAGCAGCGCGCCGCGCTTGCCCGAACGCTCGTGAACGATCCCGAGCTGGTCCTGCTCGACGAGCCGCTGATTTCGGTGGACGCGCAGACGCGGCGAATCCTCCAGAGCGAGCTCTTGAAGATCTGGGGGGACGACCGGCCGCGCGAGCAGCGAAAGACGATGATCTACATCACGCACAGCATCGAGGAAGCGGTGCTCCTGTCGGATCGGATTTTCGTCATGTCGACGCGGCCCGGACGGGTCATCAAGACCGTCGACAACGACATTCCGCGCCCTCGCACCGACGACGTCCAGGCGACCGCGGCGTTCGGGGAGATCTGCCGCTCGATCTGGTCGCTCATCGAGCCCGACGCTCGCAAGGCGATGTTGTACGCCGACTAG
- a CDS encoding ABC transporter permease yields the protein MRNSSATARRRRFATPHFVLDGLSRVALIGVALVAWQIISLYAIDPRFAALLPPVQVIFVKLIQALADVDTYGHILASATRALSGFFLAILVAIPLGVAMGWWRSVNRVVDPFVELLRPVPPIAWIPLSVLWFGVGELQKVYIIFLGTFFPILLNTIAGVRGIDREAVYGVLTLGGKPRDVIKDVVLPGMLPVALTGVRISIGIAWMVLVAAELTGAQSGLGYMMTMAREYVNTPVVIIGMVIVGALGFLSDRIMRYVQQRLTPWDVH from the coding sequence GTGCGGAACTCGAGCGCGACTGCCAGGCGGCGGCGATTCGCCACACCGCACTTCGTCCTCGACGGGCTGAGCCGCGTCGCGCTCATCGGCGTCGCGCTGGTGGCCTGGCAGATCATCTCGCTCTACGCGATCGATCCTCGCTTCGCGGCGCTCCTGCCACCGGTCCAGGTCATCTTCGTCAAGCTCATCCAGGCTCTCGCCGACGTCGACACGTACGGCCACATCCTCGCCAGCGCGACCCGGGCGCTGTCGGGGTTTTTCCTCGCCATCCTGGTGGCCATCCCGCTGGGTGTCGCCATGGGGTGGTGGCGAAGCGTCAATCGTGTCGTCGATCCCTTCGTGGAGCTGCTGCGTCCCGTGCCGCCCATCGCCTGGATCCCGCTGAGCGTCCTGTGGTTCGGCGTCGGCGAACTGCAGAAGGTCTACATCATCTTCCTCGGGACGTTCTTTCCGATCCTGCTGAACACGATCGCCGGCGTGCGGGGCATCGATCGCGAGGCGGTGTACGGCGTGCTGACGCTCGGCGGCAAACCGCGCGATGTCATCAAGGACGTGGTGCTTCCCGGGATGCTCCCCGTGGCCCTCACCGGCGTTCGGATCTCGATCGGCATCGCCTGGATGGTCCTCGTCGCCGCCGAGCTTACCGGCGCCCAGAGCGGCCTGGGCTACATGATGACCATGGCCCGGGAGTACGTGAACACGCCGGTCGTGATCATCGGCATGGTCATCGTTGGCGCGCTGGGGTTCCTTTCCGACAGGATCATGCGATACGTGCAGCAGCGGCTCACGCCCTGGGACGTCCACTGA
- a CDS encoding CoA transferase subunit B, which produces MGRPLTRDAIVRRAARELPDGGFVNLGIGLPTLILEHIPPGRTVFFQSENGILGMGPPPPAGQEDRDIIDAGKRPVTLLPGASIFPSVESFAMIRGGHLDLAILGGLQVSSSGDLANWKVPDRVLGGVGGAMDLAAGAKRVVVVMKHTSKSGEAKLVERCTYPLTAGRCVSLVITELAVIEIAHGEFVLREIAPGFTVEEIQERTQARIRAAGSIREMDV; this is translated from the coding sequence ATGGGACGTCCATTGACCCGCGATGCGATCGTCCGCCGCGCGGCTCGCGAGCTCCCGGATGGCGGCTTCGTCAACCTGGGCATCGGGCTGCCGACGCTGATCCTCGAGCACATCCCCCCCGGTCGAACCGTGTTCTTCCAGTCGGAGAACGGGATCCTCGGGATGGGGCCGCCGCCCCCGGCCGGACAGGAAGATCGTGACATCATCGACGCCGGGAAGCGGCCAGTCACCTTGCTGCCGGGCGCCTCGATCTTCCCCAGCGTCGAGTCGTTCGCGATGATTCGGGGAGGCCATCTCGACCTGGCGATCCTCGGCGGGTTACAGGTCTCGTCCAGCGGCGACCTGGCCAACTGGAAGGTGCCGGACCGTGTCCTGGGGGGTGTGGGAGGCGCAATGGACCTTGCCGCTGGGGCCAAGCGGGTGGTGGTCGTCATGAAGCATACGAGCAAGAGTGGCGAGGCGAAACTGGTCGAGCGCTGCACCTATCCGCTGACGGCCGGCCGCTGCGTCTCCCTGGTCATCACTGAGCTGGCGGTCATCGAAATCGCCCATGGCGAGTTCGTCCTCAGGGAGATCGCGCCCGGCTTCACTGTCGAGGAGATCCAGGAGCGAACCCAAGCAAGGATTCGCGCCGCGGGATCCATCCGCGAGATGGACGTGTGA
- a CDS encoding 3-oxoacid CoA-transferase subunit A, producing MVKVYPSPGGAVAGIPDGASIMVGGFGGSGVPEALLAALAETGAKRLTFINNNAGLMEGGGIETLVRNRQVQKVICTFPGQRKQGAVEEQFLRGEVDIETLPQGTFIERIRAGGAGIGGFYTTVAVGTPLAEGKERRIIDGREYVLELPLHADFALVRAHRADRFGNLAYRYAACNFNPTMAAAADVTIAEVAELVEPGEIPPDQVRTPGIYVDRLVVVGYSWDVH from the coding sequence ATGGTGAAGGTCTATCCGTCACCGGGTGGCGCGGTGGCCGGCATCCCGGACGGGGCGTCGATCATGGTGGGTGGGTTCGGCGGATCGGGCGTGCCCGAGGCGCTGCTCGCGGCGCTGGCCGAGACGGGAGCAAAGAGGCTCACCTTCATCAACAATAACGCCGGTCTGATGGAGGGAGGCGGCATCGAGACGCTGGTCCGGAACCGGCAGGTACAAAAGGTAATCTGCACCTTTCCGGGACAGCGCAAGCAAGGAGCCGTCGAGGAGCAGTTCCTCCGAGGGGAGGTCGACATCGAGACCCTTCCGCAGGGCACCTTCATCGAGCGGATCCGGGCGGGCGGGGCAGGGATCGGAGGCTTCTACACTACCGTCGCCGTTGGCACCCCGCTCGCTGAAGGCAAGGAGAGACGGATCATCGATGGCCGCGAGTATGTTCTCGAGCTGCCGCTTCACGCCGACTTCGCCCTGGTGCGGGCTCATCGCGCGGATCGATTCGGCAATTTGGCGTACCGTTACGCCGCCTGCAACTTCAACCCGACGATGGCGGCCGCTGCCGACGTCACCATCGCCGAAGTGGCGGAACTCGTGGAACCCGGGGAGATCCCCCCCGATCAGGTGCGGACTCCCGGCATCTACGTGGACCGGCTGGTCGTCGTGGGGTATTCATGGGACGTCCATTGA
- a CDS encoding hydantoinase/oxoprolinase family protein, protein MSSSGRRRQKLCYTDTGGTFTDTFVVDEDGDFLVAKASTTPDDVASGYFDSLEDAARELGISLDDLCGELTVIGYGTTIVLNTLLTRGGVRLGGIVTKGFEQVLMIERGRQTWEEHDLEDRIHYRVHRHTTPLIPLDRMKGVTERVDCLGSERVPLYEHEVRRAGDELIAAGVEAIVICFLFSWQNPSHERRAAELIRGLAAERGVQIPVYSSVDVSPVLRELSRLNATVIEAYTSPCFRAALGRIEERLATGGFRGALQVMQSSGGLAAGRDIKAVETVQSGPVGGLIGGQYIGHLYGFDNVITTDVGGTSFDVGLVNGGRITVDREPVCSGMVLGVPVAQVSSIGAGGGTIAWVDPLTRRLQVGPDSAGAKPGPACYDRGGENPTVSDADVALGYLDPDYFLGGRIKLSAERAWRAIEERVGRPLGISVPEAATGIKRLVDVKMRDALLGMVMAHGGEVSRYHLLAFGGAGPTHAAGYTSGVPLGGVLALPFSAAFSAFGAAAADYEHHYIRAVNVVVPPTAVAHVKLDLGTRINQVWEELEAQASQQLRREGFVAGQIRFRRLAMVRYSRQLDDLIITSPVSRISTVQEWDALITAFETDYERIYASAAKYTRAGYDIFEVGLVAAVEKTKPKLRRYARRSNSSASPKGRRHCWFDATRVDTQVYEWGEQSPGAVVNGPAIIENSSTTLVVPPDRRVEIDEHLNAWLR, encoded by the coding sequence ATGAGCAGCTCCGGACGGCGTCGCCAGAAGCTCTGCTACACCGACACCGGCGGCACCTTCACCGATACGTTCGTCGTCGACGAGGACGGCGACTTCCTCGTCGCCAAGGCGTCCACCACGCCGGACGACGTCGCGAGCGGCTACTTCGACTCGCTCGAGGATGCGGCGAGAGAGCTCGGCATCTCGCTCGACGATCTCTGCGGCGAGCTCACGGTGATCGGGTACGGGACGACGATCGTGCTGAACACCCTTCTGACCCGCGGCGGCGTGCGGCTCGGCGGCATCGTCACGAAAGGCTTCGAGCAGGTGCTCATGATCGAGCGCGGCCGGCAGACCTGGGAGGAGCACGACCTGGAGGACCGCATCCACTATCGTGTCCACCGGCACACGACGCCCCTCATCCCACTCGATCGGATGAAGGGCGTGACCGAGCGCGTCGACTGCCTCGGCAGCGAGAGAGTCCCGCTCTACGAGCATGAGGTCCGCCGGGCGGGGGACGAGCTGATCGCCGCGGGCGTCGAGGCTATCGTGATCTGCTTCTTGTTCTCGTGGCAGAACCCCTCCCACGAGCGTCGGGCCGCCGAGCTGATTCGTGGCCTCGCCGCGGAGCGCGGCGTGCAGATTCCGGTCTATTCGAGCGTCGACGTCAGCCCCGTCCTCCGGGAGCTCTCCCGGCTGAATGCCACGGTGATCGAGGCCTACACCTCGCCGTGCTTCCGCGCGGCGCTCGGCCGCATCGAGGAGCGACTCGCGACCGGGGGATTTCGCGGCGCGCTGCAGGTCATGCAGTCGTCCGGAGGGCTCGCCGCTGGTCGTGACATCAAGGCCGTCGAGACCGTGCAGTCCGGCCCGGTGGGCGGTCTCATCGGCGGCCAGTACATCGGCCACCTCTACGGCTTCGACAACGTCATCACGACGGACGTCGGCGGCACCAGCTTCGACGTCGGACTCGTCAACGGGGGCCGGATCACGGTGGACCGAGAACCGGTCTGCTCAGGGATGGTTCTCGGCGTGCCGGTGGCGCAGGTGAGCTCCATCGGCGCAGGAGGAGGAACGATCGCCTGGGTCGACCCGCTCACCCGACGGCTGCAAGTGGGACCGGACAGCGCCGGCGCGAAACCGGGCCCAGCCTGCTACGACCGGGGCGGCGAGAATCCCACCGTCAGCGACGCGGACGTCGCCCTCGGCTATCTCGATCCCGACTACTTCCTGGGAGGACGCATCAAGCTCAGCGCCGAGCGCGCCTGGCGCGCGATCGAGGAGCGAGTAGGGCGGCCGCTCGGGATCTCGGTGCCCGAGGCGGCGACGGGGATCAAGCGCCTCGTCGACGTCAAGATGCGCGACGCCCTCCTCGGGATGGTGATGGCCCATGGCGGTGAGGTGAGTCGCTATCACCTCCTTGCCTTTGGCGGCGCCGGCCCTACCCACGCTGCCGGCTACACGTCGGGCGTCCCGCTCGGGGGCGTGCTCGCGCTGCCGTTCTCCGCCGCCTTCTCGGCGTTCGGCGCCGCCGCCGCCGACTACGAGCATCACTACATCCGCGCGGTGAACGTCGTGGTGCCGCCGACAGCGGTCGCGCACGTAAAGCTCGATCTCGGCACGCGGATCAACCAAGTCTGGGAGGAGTTGGAGGCGCAAGCCAGCCAGCAATTGCGGCGCGAGGGCTTCGTCGCCGGGCAGATCCGATTCCGCCGGCTCGCGATGGTCCGCTACAGCCGGCAGCTCGACGACCTGATCATCACATCACCTGTCTCGAGGATCTCGACCGTGCAGGAGTGGGACGCGCTGATCACGGCCTTCGAGACGGACTACGAGCGTATCTACGCGAGCGCGGCAAAGTATACGCGCGCCGGATACGACATCTTCGAGGTCGGCCTCGTGGCGGCGGTCGAGAAGACCAAGCCGAAGCTGCGGCGGTATGCGCGGCGTTCGAACTCATCCGCCTCACCGAAGGGGCGCCGGCATTGCTGGTTTGACGCCACCCGCGTCGACACGCAGGTGTACGAGTGGGGCGAGCAGTCACCGGGCGCCGTCGTGAACGGCCCGGCGATCATCGAGAACTCGTCGACGACACTGGTCGTGCCTCCCGATCGGCGGGTGGAGATTGACGAACACCTCAACGCCTGGCTCAGGTAG
- a CDS encoding acetone carboxylase subunit gamma, which translates to MAWRREPVDWPKAILQQLLDGEVPDATLQEIQSRPKEENRFEKILEIEQGRVPWHERIVVPLQEHLYVVLRRGDLIVKCACGHEFGDYRRNWKLGASVYERDCRDGEIYQGPRAADPDWMILREFYCPGCDSLLDTEAVPPGYPFTFAALPDIAGFYSEHAALRERVFGDVPVPSRREAGG; encoded by the coding sequence ATGGCATGGAGACGCGAGCCGGTAGACTGGCCGAAAGCCATCCTGCAGCAACTGTTGGACGGCGAAGTCCCCGACGCGACTCTGCAGGAGATCCAGAGCCGCCCGAAGGAGGAGAACCGGTTCGAGAAGATCCTCGAGATCGAGCAGGGACGCGTGCCGTGGCACGAGCGCATCGTCGTGCCTCTCCAGGAACACCTGTATGTCGTCCTGAGGCGTGGCGACCTGATCGTCAAATGCGCGTGCGGTCACGAGTTCGGTGACTATCGGCGCAACTGGAAGCTCGGCGCCTCGGTTTACGAGCGCGACTGCCGGGATGGTGAGATCTACCAGGGGCCACGCGCCGCAGATCCTGACTGGATGATCCTCCGTGAGTTCTACTGCCCCGGCTGCGACAGTCTGCTCGACACGGAGGCGGTGCCGCCCGGCTATCCCTTCACGTTCGCGGCGCTGCCCGATATCGCGGGCTTCTACTCCGAGCATGCGGCACTGCGCGAGCGGGTCTTCGGCGACGTGCCGGTTCCGTCACGCCGAGAAGCTGGCGGATGA
- a CDS encoding ABC transporter substrate-binding protein, with translation MKRAIAPALVSVLLFFALPLTMIAYPTPGLAAEQFTEGGWPLPYEKVSEKSVQWLKSRGYWPLKWGHATIAFYDAYTGVIKHMDLARKRGLEVQFAPFAGGPPQNEAFAGGQIQIAWVGEGPYVSIMSKRLPAKGLLVSMISYPVSLVVPPNSDLKTPKDLEGKRVGMAVGSSAQYMFAAFGRHHGVDLNKVKVVPMGWAEAATMPKGLDAAVALSFGIYNGELEGFLKERWPLYAHYNFYTMYMHEDIIRNAPDVAQAVVDMTMEAFAWAYKNPAEAMRLYRDMVPALKQTKLAPQWRDVNNLYAKLPPSANYPAVDLIAAEAEFLSGLLVEWKQLPKKLSAAEVKASYDTSFVDRTFKKLGWVRNDSSWMRPGFTAKDAIADVNKGSLYFPDKMYLVSEMNVPIPWPQPADVSKPWYYFGVWYQPGK, from the coding sequence ATGAAGCGAGCAATTGCTCCCGCGCTCGTGTCCGTTCTCCTCTTCTTCGCCCTGCCGCTCACGATGATCGCGTACCCGACTCCCGGCCTCGCTGCCGAACAGTTCACTGAGGGTGGCTGGCCCTTGCCCTACGAGAAGGTGTCGGAGAAGTCGGTCCAGTGGCTGAAGAGCCGCGGCTACTGGCCGCTCAAGTGGGGCCATGCGACGATCGCCTTCTACGACGCCTATACAGGGGTCATCAAACACATGGACCTCGCGCGCAAGCGTGGTCTCGAGGTCCAGTTCGCGCCCTTCGCCGGTGGGCCTCCTCAGAACGAGGCCTTCGCCGGAGGACAGATCCAGATCGCCTGGGTCGGTGAAGGCCCGTACGTGTCCATCATGAGCAAGAGGCTGCCGGCGAAAGGCCTCCTCGTCTCGATGATTTCCTACCCGGTCTCGCTCGTCGTCCCTCCGAACAGCGACCTGAAGACACCGAAGGACCTCGAGGGTAAGCGGGTCGGCATGGCGGTCGGCTCGTCTGCGCAGTACATGTTCGCCGCCTTCGGAAGGCATCACGGCGTCGACCTAAACAAGGTGAAGGTTGTGCCGATGGGCTGGGCCGAGGCCGCGACCATGCCGAAGGGTCTCGACGCGGCGGTCGCGCTCTCCTTCGGCATCTACAACGGCGAACTCGAGGGGTTCCTGAAGGAGCGCTGGCCGCTGTATGCCCACTACAACTTCTACACGATGTACATGCACGAGGACATTATCCGGAACGCTCCGGATGTCGCGCAGGCCGTCGTCGACATGACGATGGAGGCCTTCGCGTGGGCCTACAAGAACCCCGCCGAGGCGATGAGGCTGTACCGCGACATGGTCCCCGCGCTAAAGCAGACGAAGCTAGCCCCGCAGTGGAGGGACGTCAACAACCTCTACGCGAAGCTGCCGCCGAGCGCGAACTACCCGGCGGTCGACCTCATCGCCGCGGAGGCGGAGTTCCTGAGCGGCCTCCTCGTGGAATGGAAGCAGCTACCGAAGAAGCTCAGCGCCGCGGAGGTCAAGGCGAGCTACGACACGAGTTTCGTCGACCGGACGTTCAAGAAGCTCGGCTGGGTCAGGAACGACTCTTCGTGGATGCGGCCCGGCTTCACGGCGAAGGACGCCATCGCCGACGTGAACAAGGGAAGTCTCTACTTCCCGGACAAGATGTACCTCGTGTCGGAGATGAACGTGCCGATCCCCTGGCCGCAGCCCGCTGATGTGTCAAAGCCCTGGTACTACTTCGGAGTGTGGTACCAGCCCGGGAAGTGA
- a CDS encoding hydantoinase B/oxoprolinase family protein, which translates to MGMLRERLTAREREVGAGRYPGLSLKEADPVKWEILYTRLAGLVQNARETARRVSASPVVREIGECIFAFFTPEGESVCFSTGLLLHVSSMSGTIRFLLENDYEELVGIREGDYFFNNDPFLGGAHSPDQTIVTPIYSGDELIGWAGGLTHVPETGASEPGGNPVSALTRYEEGIYLPCVKVAEDDRIRHDLEVMIERGTRTPVYWLLDQRARIAGCRLIRDGVKALVTEYGRQYFLPALYEYIEDTRRACLTRVTQVLFPGRYRAVSFHAVPWKDKPVRYARDHELIMPIELQVSPDGEIRLDFDGTSPAGLHSFNASQPTTVGNMISMLIQNVFYDIKYNYGIQHLIEGDRWHLPHSCLNPPDPSYAVGNWATAIVSCSGITTCLSFAYYARGFREEVTAGHGLTSAMRTGGVDQYGRRFSINNFELSCSGVPATAVRDGVDVCYAVWNPQGDCGDVELWEKMFPQIYLGRRIYPDPGFGKYRGGSGLESLYLVALVDQVEMASSMGGSRVFASPGLMGGYPASANYRRIVSGFDLSRLVAARLDIPHSEGADSLTPDWTRLGDGVTECTDAVVIAREVRRNQLWQQINGATGGYGDPLERNPVAVAADLGLGLVTPGTAEHVYGVVVNDGSVDENATGRRRAEIRARRRSRGMPAGQYVEQQRLRILAGELPEPARAALNQCLAASERFRREFVEFWGLPETFAGVEPTSA; encoded by the coding sequence ATGGGGATGTTGCGAGAGCGACTCACGGCGCGAGAGCGCGAGGTCGGTGCGGGCCGATACCCCGGGCTGAGCCTCAAGGAGGCCGATCCGGTCAAGTGGGAGATCCTTTACACGCGGCTCGCCGGGCTCGTCCAGAACGCGCGTGAGACCGCGCGGCGCGTCTCGGCTTCTCCGGTCGTGAGGGAGATCGGCGAGTGCATCTTCGCCTTTTTCACTCCCGAGGGCGAGTCGGTGTGCTTCTCCACCGGCCTCCTGCTCCACGTGTCGAGCATGAGCGGCACGATCCGGTTTCTCCTCGAGAACGACTACGAGGAGTTGGTCGGCATCCGCGAGGGCGACTACTTCTTCAACAACGATCCTTTTCTGGGCGGCGCGCACTCGCCGGACCAGACCATTGTCACTCCCATTTACTCCGGCGATGAGCTGATCGGCTGGGCGGGCGGCCTGACCCATGTCCCCGAAACCGGTGCATCGGAACCCGGTGGTAACCCCGTGTCGGCCCTCACTCGCTACGAGGAAGGGATCTACCTGCCGTGTGTGAAGGTGGCCGAGGATGACCGCATCCGCCACGACCTCGAGGTGATGATCGAGCGGGGGACGCGGACGCCCGTGTACTGGCTCCTCGACCAGCGCGCCCGCATCGCCGGCTGCCGGCTGATCCGTGACGGCGTGAAGGCGCTCGTCACCGAGTACGGCCGACAGTACTTCCTGCCCGCGCTGTACGAGTACATCGAGGACACCCGCCGCGCGTGCCTCACCCGCGTCACGCAGGTGCTGTTCCCGGGGCGGTACCGCGCCGTCTCGTTCCACGCCGTGCCGTGGAAGGACAAGCCAGTCCGTTACGCCCGTGACCATGAGCTGATCATGCCAATCGAGCTCCAGGTGAGTCCCGACGGGGAGATCCGCCTCGATTTCGATGGGACGTCTCCGGCGGGCCTCCACTCGTTCAACGCATCCCAGCCGACCACCGTCGGGAACATGATCAGCATGCTGATCCAGAACGTCTTCTACGATATCAAGTACAACTATGGGATCCAGCACCTGATCGAGGGTGATCGCTGGCACCTACCGCATTCCTGCCTGAATCCTCCTGATCCGTCCTATGCCGTCGGCAACTGGGCGACGGCCATCGTATCTTGCAGCGGCATCACGACGTGCCTGTCATTCGCCTACTACGCTCGCGGTTTCCGCGAAGAGGTGACGGCCGGGCACGGGCTCACCAGCGCCATGCGAACGGGCGGCGTGGACCAGTACGGCCGGCGCTTCAGCATCAACAACTTCGAGCTGTCGTGCTCGGGGGTTCCCGCCACCGCGGTGAGGGATGGCGTCGACGTCTGTTACGCCGTCTGGAACCCGCAGGGAGACTGCGGCGACGTGGAGCTCTGGGAGAAGATGTTTCCGCAGATCTACCTCGGGCGTCGGATCTACCCCGACCCCGGGTTCGGCAAGTACCGGGGCGGAAGCGGGCTGGAATCGCTGTACCTCGTCGCGCTCGTGGACCAGGTCGAGATGGCGTCGAGCATGGGCGGCAGCCGCGTCTTCGCGAGCCCTGGCCTGATGGGCGGCTATCCCGCGAGCGCGAACTACCGCCGGATCGTCTCGGGCTTCGACCTGAGCCGGCTCGTGGCTGCCCGCCTCGACATACCTCATTCCGAAGGTGCCGACTCCTTGACGCCGGACTGGACCAGACTCGGCGACGGCGTGACCGAGTGCACCGATGCCGTCGTGATCGCGCGCGAGGTCCGGCGCAACCAGCTCTGGCAGCAGATAAACGGCGCGACCGGCGGTTACGGCGATCCGCTCGAACGCAATCCCGTGGCGGTGGCCGCGGATCTGGGCCTCGGCCTCGTCACTCCGGGGACCGCGGAGCACGTCTACGGCGTCGTCGTCAACGATGGAAGCGTCGATGAGAACGCGACGGGACGCCGGCGAGCTGAGATCCGCGCCAGGCGACGGTCACGCGGGATGCCCGCCGGTCAGTACGTCGAGCAGCAACGCCTTCGAATTCTCGCTGGTGAACTGCCCGAGCCGGCCCGAGCCGCGCTGAACCAGTGTCTGGCCGCGTCGGAGCGCTTCAGGCGGGAGTTCGTGGAGTTCTGGGGTCTTCCCGAGACCTTTGCCGGCGTCGAGCCGACATCGGCATGA